Proteins encoded within one genomic window of Vanrija pseudolonga chromosome 3, complete sequence:
- the ceg1 gene encoding mRNA-capping enzyme subunit alpha yields the protein MSHTPSIIPDIPGVQLQDRDTRQFLNQHIGNLCGLRDGRFPGSQPVSFTTRSVELLEKMDFWVCEKTDGVRVLLFIVFNQQSGSQEVYLIDRKQRYFAMEDLHFAHWERENDPLTDTLLDGELVIDIDPRTGQHILRYYAFDCLVINGENIMKKPLVKRFARLRDWVVKPMNKSFQRFPEWKEQAPFEIVDKKQELSYYTSRVLDVHVPQLMHGHDGLIFTCAESEYLPGTDERILKWKPPSENSVDFKLELRFPPAPNNPSEPDFCAKPVFILNQWAGGEDYEFFDEMDVGDAEWEQMKESGEEFDGRVVEVTWDQDRGWKMFRFRDDKPHGNHKSTVGKVLVSIADGVEIADVLGRQDAIRAAWKERDARRNSRAPPEQQRQQQQRPSASAPVPPPGGGGRPAAGPPVVAGLRR from the exons ATGTCGCACACCCCATCCATCATCCCCGACATCCCGGGCGTGCAGCTGCAGGACCGCGACACGCGCCAGTTCCTCAACCAACACATTGGCAACCTGTGCGGGCTGCGTGATGGGCG CTTCCCCGGCTCGCAGCCCGTGTCGTTCACCACGCGCtcggtcgagctgctcgagaagATGGACTTTTGGGTGTGCGAGAAGAcggacggcgtgcgcgtgttgCTATTTATCGTGTTCAACCAACAGAGTGGGAGCCAGGAGGTCTACTTG ATCGACCGCAAGCAGCGCTACTTTGCCATGGAGGACCTCCACTTCGCCCACTGGGAGCGGGAGAACGACCCCCTCACCGacacgctgctcgacgggGAGCTTGTTATTGACATCGACCCACGCACAGGGCAGCATATCCTCCGGTACTATGCCTTTGACTGCCTTGTTATCAACGGGGAGAATATCATGAAGAAGCCGCTTGTGAAGCGGTTTGCA CGCCTCCGTGACTGGGTCGTCAAGCCTATGAACAAGTCATTCCAGCGATTCCCCGAATGGAAGGAGCAGGCGCCGTTCGAAATCGTCGACAAAAAGCAGGAACTGTCATACTACACCTCCAGAGTCCTCGACGTCCACGTTCCCCAGCTGATgcacggccacgacggcctGATCTTCACTTGCGCAGAGTCTGAGTACCTTCCTGGTACCGACGAGCGCATCCTCAAGTGGAAGCCGCCATCCGAGAACTCGGTCGACTTCAAGCTCGAGCTGAGGTTCCCCCCTGCACCCAACAACCCTTCAGAACCAGACTTTTGCGCCAAGCCAGTCTTCATCCTGAATCagtgggccggcggcgaagATTACGAGTTCTTTGATGAGATGGACGTCGGGGACGCAGAGTGGGAGCA GATGAAGGAATCTGGAGAAGAGTTTGACGGACGAGTCGTCGAGGTGACATGGGACCAGGACCGCGGCTGGAAGATGTTCCGCTTccgcgacgacaagccgCACGGCAACCACAAGAGCACTGTCGGCAAGGTGCTCGTGAGCATTGCCGACGGTGTTGAAATCGCCGACGTGCTAGGACGCCAGGACGCGATCCGTGCAGCGTGGAAGGAGCGCGATGCGCGCCGCAACTCGCGTGCCCCaccagagcagcagcggcagcagcagcagcgccctTCAGCGTCGGCACCAGTGCCACCACCCGGTGGCGGAGGCAGGCCAGCTGCTGGCCCGCCAGTTGTCGCTGGGCTGAGGCGATAG